The genomic interval TCCGCGTATGGCTTTCACGTTCTGCAAAACAAATTTATGAATCCACACAGAGGCCTGCTCCACCACATGAACATCAACGTTTCTGACCTGAAACGTTCCTCTCGGTTTTACGGTCCGTTATTTGAATACCTTGGATACGAGAGAGCAGACTTCGATCACGAAGGAGAATGGGCATTCGAAGACTGGAAGCGATGGCTCGAAGGCACGCCCCATGAGATCAGCATTGTACAAGCACATGGCGACGAAACCTACGAGAAAAATAAGAGAAGAGCAGTTGGGAGACACAATCACATAGCATTTTGCGCTGAAGACCGAAAGGACATCGACGACCTCTACGAAAAGATTTT from Pelagicoccus sp. SDUM812003 carries:
- a CDS encoding VOC family protein; translation: SAYGFHVLQNKFMNPHRGLLHHMNINVSDLKRSSRFYGPLFEYLGYERADFDHEGEWAFEDWKRWLEGTPHEISIVQAHGDETYEKNKRRAVGRHNHIAFCAEDRKDIDDLYEKILAPLEKEGLCMVEDPPCECPEYGDGYYATFFFDPDGLKYEYVTNPNYFKKKQARDERRK